In Vespa velutina chromosome 1, iVesVel2.1, whole genome shotgun sequence, the genomic stretch taaaatttagaaatgttattatattttagaaaaaaaaagaaaactaatattttcaaattgcaTCACTTTTGTAGCCATGACGCGATATAATccatgtaattttttaatagacttatgtatacataaatatgtttatttgtttaatcaattttcattgaaataataattggtAACCTACGCCTGAAAGTTCTTtctaataaacttttttatttagaaacaataagtagaaaatgaaacaattattaaggtttaataatataaacatttagaaaatttaaaaaagattatttgtgTGCCTTCAAATCTGCTGATATAGCAAACATTACAGAAGCAatctttgtaataataatttgttgtaatatattatatatctaatacatAAATGCAGACAAGCTTTTATATGGTTAAATAATGCTAAcgaaaatcaatatttaatgattttgaattcgaaaaatgaaattaattttaagtaaACATACTACTATACAAAATACTTGCACtagatttattaacatttttgatCCAATGTAAAAAAACTCTTAAATAAATTGGTAAAATACAGAACCATGCACGATGACCCGTGCAGGAAAGtctaataacattatttatttttaattcctacttctattttattgtacacatatataaaaatccattgtatattatatatgttcaGTGTGTAAACATGAATTTTATGTTACAGCaacacaataaaaaataagcaaaGACGAATTACGATAAGCTTTACTTGCAATTAGTATAAATTTCACGTGTATAAATGTGTGGCAATTTTAAAccgtaaagaaaataattcaattgaataaaaaagatccatagagtttaataagattattaatcatttgtaATCACGACATAAAGTGTATGGAATCATAAATATGATGTAAGTAATATACagttttttaaagataaaatttccAATTGCATTATGACGATCTCTAAAGTTTCAATtctgttattttattaacaccCATGACAGTATTATTCTGGaaatttagatttttaaaattgatctTCTACATATTATTAGTCACACCCATTTTGTGGGTAGATTATTTCAAGAGATTATAATATCGAGTTGTGTACACTATCGCAATTATTAAACTACTGAATTTCACTGTAATAAAAGATTCCCATTCCTTCTAtcttattatgtatattattactcAAATGTTCTAATGTATATACAGAAagtataattgtataaattatttttacatatatgagTACATATCGAATAAATGTTTGTTAAGTATTACCTGATGTTTTGATTGCTCATTAAcgcataattttcaattttttatcctAGTATGATCATATGTagtaaaaaatcaatatttatgtGAATTGAGAACTATGCGTAGTTCTTTGTTCTATTTTTAGACAACTATAATTTGagctactatttttatttgttcaccaagattttatattttcgattcatttatacatttcaaatacatatgaatattttggaaaaacaatcatattttattctatataataagattaatggAAGGGAAATCTTTTCCTATTAATGTAAAATCCATTGGTACATTATCAATAGTTACGGCTGTACATTATACGTATGAAGTTACTTCGTACTGAAACTTTTTTAGAAACGTATAAAATCTGAATGATACAAAAAGTAGATCATATGAGTTTTAGAATGAATAACAGTCATATAAAATGCGCATCTATGAATATCTCTACCAAAAGTAACcacttaaaaaattttttaacttttcctATACTATTGTTCTTTCAATTATttggatttaaaaatatttatgtgatcattattcgttattattttttagaatagtagtttatagtttatatactgcattaataatatttacatgaaTTTAAGCAATATTCTACATCAGAGACGTGCAAATTTTGgattgaagaagaaataattctcTTATTACTGCTTATTGATTATTCCTGTTTAAATATGTTTACTTTTTTGGCatcttcaaatattataattcataatcTAGATTAAACAGTAATATcgtgattattataatgtaataatagtaaacaaACTGAGGAAAGTACTGGTATGATGAAAGCAAGAATTTgtttagagaaataaaaaagaatgggGATAAGGGTAATAGACCTTACGTACCAATTTTGAACGTCTCTGTTGTACATGAAATACAAAAGcatgaaaaatcattaatttaataagtatttatatgcatataaatgcgtaataatttaatatgcatttatatgtatattgaaaaaCTTCTTATTTTTGGAGCAACTACACAAGAATGTATCATAAATTTCGGgttagaaaaatagaattgaCAGATAGAAATGTTAACCATTctgtaaattgaaaaaatcgattacatGAGCGAAGTATATGTGTTAGTCATTTCATCagttaattcatatataaaaaattatatttttagcttataaataataaacattattattttcaatcgaatagaaaatacttattaattaaaaaactaaCTATGTAAAGATATTTGGAAGTCAATATTACTCTGTGTTATgcaaaaatgattaaatatattgattattttatttgaaatgtaaACTTTTTAAGACAAGAAACTTCTACAagcttaatatttttattatttaactgcATTCTATATAGCtctactttttaatataagtataattatttagcAAATTTTTGGAATCatctttataatttcaataagaaTACAAATCACAAAAAGACAAAACGAAGCTATATCAACTCTAAAAACAGCATCACATTCATTCGTACAACGTTTCATGTTGTACatgagtaaaatatatattataatttattataatgaatagTACACAATGctttaaatgttataaaatacagaatatgaatatattttctctgtctcttgaATATGTTTGAACTTGACATAGCACTTGCAGAAAACGACGTATATGTTAAGCTTaggattataatttatatatattttctttagagTGTTTTCAAATTGCTCTGTTGAACATTAGGTTACACAAACATCATTGTACCGGAAGACCATCTTGTTATAAGATCGTAAgaatagtaaaatattttaatgggTATTTCTATGTAATTCCGCATTTCTAAAATCAGAGGAAATttgattgattatatatactatattatattatattatactatactatattatgtgttatactatatatttcataaaaataagtaataataaaaagataatattcttattaatatttagagATGCAGAATTAACtctagaaattaaaaatattaacagatTTCACGCAAAAtgtaactttattattactttcaaaAACCTGCTCACATATAAGGGCACCGTTTACAGTTTATTTTTTCGTGCacggtattaatattttatttgcttaTTTGCTTATTTCATTCAGATCTATTACCAAAAAagtatattgtattataattaaaatttcaataagaatttttaatttgtaatttactAATTGTTACTAAACACCAATTTTATTGTAGAAAATATGAGGATGCAAATGACTGTGATGCTTTGGAAACAAACTGTAAAAATTAACACATTAATCAAACTAATAGCAGCACacatttacataaattaagatgtataataatagaatattgttgctattatgatcatttttattagccttttaaaatttattaaagcgatataaaattaatttattattatgtcgcttaattaaaatttatacataagaatgtcatataaatgaataaaaaagaaaagttacatAAATTCAAGTTATTtctgtattaaaataaaaaatggtaTAACTATTTTATACTATCATTAATGTTAATGTTACCAATTTCTAAAGGAATGTCctacagaaatatattttagatataatttgaaagtaattacaaaatacacattattatataattaaattggtatatataacattaaaaaattgtgTCTGTTTATATATCATGATACTGCATTGAATTTTGCACAAATATCAACATTCTGAATGAATGAGTTTAATTGCAAGCAaaggattattatataatcacAGTAATACAGCCATTTGTTACCTCGTATTTCACAGAAAAAATGcttagatattaaatttataaatatctatcgacatgaattatatttaatacatacaacttctttatattttaagaaaaacgtAGAAATGACAAATACTATCATTTCCCACCTAAGCAGTTTTATGATATTTCGATAGAcaggaatataaattttcatatacacataacacagtaaacataataaaaaacattttacattGAATCATGAATGTGTTGCTGTCTgcttcattataaaataaatattcaatgattGTATAAACATTGGACACAAATGAATTTGCAAATAAATATACCTAATCTCAGATTAATATTGTTACATGATAGATAACatgataatttaatgttaaaattacaagaaaataaaaatgctaCAAATTTATagcaaataatttttagtttTACATAACATAAATTCGGTAAATTTGatcatgaaatttcttttttaagtattccatactactattttacagaatttattattatacaatattctaATGATTATGTACTTTTTACCTGGAGTGTGCAGATAATTCTTCCtctatattaaaaaacgaTCTGCTttctattatacattttttgcACATGAAATAACAGGCAATTTATAAATGTCCAACtagttcataaataaatatcacaaTATGGTtttattccaatttttttttaggacAGTAGAAGAATCATTCGCACAAAACAGAGTATGTAACGTTTGCAtttgtattattgtattttgtcaaaaatatattgtttaattttgtCTGCCCTATTGTTGGTTTTTTTGTccaatatataagaaatgtataaagatagtaatttatatattttatcaaaaatgacATATTCCAAAATTTAAATGCAGCTGAAAATTTGAAGAATGGATTAATTGCGCATTGTATTTTTACATCACACATACGTAAAAATAGATTGTTCATGAAATGCTATTTATTGTGTCACATACGCATATTTTTAGCGTATATAAAgcttagaaaataaatcagcATTAAATaggtattatattttcaacagtaagaattactataatagataaatataatagaaattaaaatataatttgtaaatattttgtatctatgtatatgaaaagaaataaaaataaaaataaaaataaaaataaaaataaaaataaaaataaaagaaaaatgcaactCTTGAGTacaaagagtatatatatttctatatcataaaaattatgttattatattatgcaagatgtgaaatacaaaaattacaaattatcagaatattgtaaattatataatttaactgCATTTTCTGATATTATTGGTGGTTTTTTATAGTATTCTGATATATACAAGAcaagaaaaattgaagattATTGAAACCAACAAATGGGACagtagtatataaatattcaactGTTTTTCTTAATACACAATATCagttattcattcattttgttACTTTCCTATTATCCTATTTTGTAGCTAAATTTGTTGTTTtcatcaatataatttatgcttttattaattatattttatttattatttgttataagtaaaatagtatatagtaattgtttattatattcataaatgtATTCAGGAATAATTTTCCTAAAATTTTCAACTTGACGCGATCGTAATTTTCCTtataaaatgcaaaataaaatattatatttatatttgttatatatttttgtaatgctgcaaattttttaaatattttgcatGAAAATGATGTAATATCTTAAACATAAAAACCTTGAAAAAAATCCGATCTCGAAAAGCTGACAATTAGCATTCTTTATAAGTAATCTATGAATAATTTGTCTgttcttcaatatttattctaaGTTAACAGTTATGCGTATATTTCACATGTATATGCAATtacataacattaataatgctaatattgattttaaaaaatccaaatctttacattataaatatatgaattataactttttacattttgaaaCTATTGTACTTATAAAGAATGCACTGGGTAAACGCaataaaaatgcattattATAGTGCTAAATTGATTGAATCGCAAATGGTATTTTACAAATGATGTCATGGTATATACGGTCCAAAAAGAACTAAACATTAGCcactatagaaaaaatattatatttttaagtaaatgtttttttgtcatttttaaatatcccaTATAAATGCGAttcttgttaataaaaaaatatttgatttttttttttactaatctTTAAATACTATTTTTAGACCGTTTATACCATAGAAGAAAATcgtgtatttttaataacaccTATAATATCTGAATATCAATAATCTGCAATAAAAACGCAtctaataaaaacatttatttctttttggcCTCACTTTTCGATACTAAACTATGAATgtaattgaagaaaagaaacaacaatttatttgattatgaaagttaaataattaaataattaagtaaaatcattataatacctttttcaattttaattaataacagtatataataatatcaaagtaCTGATTTGCAgtgaaggaataattaatgaatataaaaaataaaaatcagagctgtgaataaaaagaaaaaaattcttttaaacatGCAATTTTTAGTAttgatatacatttaaaattattttataataatcttgtaatctttaaataataatagtctttaaaattgattattacaaCATTTCATgtctacgaagaaaaaattttataatgtcaTCCTATCTACTCTagtcatttatatatcttaggcaaaatttatttttcatcatgAATGTATAGTTATTTTTCATGAGGATTAACAACTGGatcgttaaaaatgaaatagttcATAGAGCCGGTAAGTAGACGTGTATTACACGTCCTATATAGAGAAACTAGCTGGCATGCTTATTAGCTTCATGCCAATAAGCTGTCACACGTACGTCACAAtttatttgttctctctctattataaatattaattatttttgattaaattgGAAAATCCTAAGTATTATCCTAATATTCTTATAGCtagaatgtaaaatgtataacACAAAATTGAGTTCAATGAATATTTGTAGTGTAATCATTAttgaagataattatttttataactacCTCATACtaataatatgataacaaTCTTCGAAATGAGCGCACTACTATTacgttaaatatatctatttaaatattgtttttcgtAGAGAAAGCATAAAACATAACATGTTAtactatattttatcataattaaatgaaaaaggcGCATTCATACaaaattagattattttttaatgtacccaaaatagaaaatttcttcataaaatgtaattttttattgtatataaattatatgaagacaaaaagaataaagaaaataatggttAATATACccttttaaataagaatattcacatatttaataaagcaAAACATTTATAACTTGTACTTTTTTAGATGAATATTTAAACCCccgtttttacattttttttattcttgtaagaaattgtattatttactatatGTAAAAATCTACGTATTACATGACtctaatataacatttatcatcgatatttcctcaaccaaaaatataaaatttgataatacttgtaatattataatcagtACAGGTCAATTGAAAAACcctaaatacatattttaatatacaatagAAGTATTATTTTGTACGACATACGTATAACAGCTCAGCATTAAGAAAAGAATCCTTTCATTGATATCCTAAATGAGATATATTTGTTGcgcttatttatattatttttttaaacaaatatatatttttagggTCCCAAATCTTTGTCCATTATCGTGAttacaatatttcaatattaaatgttcTGTAACTATTACATATACTTGTGTTACAAATCTCAACTACATCTAGCACACTgctagtataatatatattggaCTGTCTcctgaatgaaaaaatttctatatctttcaaagaaggtgtaatattaaaagaaaagtatattgttaatgttatactttaaaaaatatatcatgtaACTACAGTTCTCATGCATATATTGTACATGGAACATTTTGTGCATGCAATATCAACGTACTTTGGTAAGATAAAAAACTATTTACGTTGTGTCAATTATTACTGTGATATTATAGTTTtcatgttattattaacagtGTAAAGCATATATTTGCTTTTGCATTGTATTCATATCCATGATATTGGAgtattaaattttgatatactATTAAGgtattttgaagaaatatcttttaaaagcaaaaagtgtgaatattaacaatagaattcaaatgaaaatttcggACCTAACTTGTAGAGACAACCGGAGTCTGGCAATACGGGCACTCACGCTGATTTGGAGCGCACGTCGAGCAGACCACGTAGTGATTACAGGGTGAAAGAGTGACAGTGCGATTTTGTTCTTCACAAACCATACATTTTGCTGCCGTTTCTCTGTACAGCACCTGGAATGTCAACAACTGAGGTACCTACattgtttcattaaataatccatacatacatatggatacttttgtaaaaataatttggtaattaatcattagagacggcttataaatattaacatttcttccacaatattatatattagatcttttatgtataaaataatgatacatatacaattttatgtacattttgataatatcaatattaatactgACTTAAAAAATTTCCTATGTACCAGCTATTCAAGCCAGAATGACAATTTTGTTTtaccttttctatttcttcaagATCCGAACGAAGTTGCGATTGAATTGACTTTAATGTTGCAATTGAAAGTGATCTGAGTTCACTTGTCCTTCTTAACGTATGCAAATATGGACCACCACTAGCTGCTTCATTTTCAACACGTAGTGCTTTTACTTGTAATAAAGcctaaaaatgataaaaataactaaGTTTATTGTTTTGCTCTCTTGTAcactatattttataatattatatataaatcttactACAACACTataggatttaaaaaaagataataatgataataataataataataataataataataataataataataataataataataataataatgatgatgatgataataataatatttgtaggAGAGATTCAGATACTGATAAATCGCACATGTggaatattctatatattttgcttgtaatatattattactaagagaaaagaaatttgatgcGAATACTCATGTGAGACATATATACTCTAAATCATCAatgataacgaatataataaaaattgtatacatttttattcacCTCATCTCTTTGTTGTTCAGCAATACTTGCTTTTCTTTTAGCTTCTTCACTTTCTAATTGCCATGCTGCACAAGCGGCCCTAGCTTGATTAATTCGTTCATCCCACGTTGCTAACTGAGCACGACTTGAAGTCAATTCTTCTCTGAGTCTCTGCACCTATGATAAATcatcgaaaattaataattctttcaaatttctttttacaaaataacaaaatatgtGATAGCTATAAAAACTCTAACCTCAGATAAAGATCCTGTGTTACTTGGACTGATGGAGAATGCACTGACCAGTGGAGACGCTGGGAGAGGTTGTGTACGAGATGGTGACATTCCTTGGCTTGCAAAGTCAAATAGGCTACTATTAAATCCACTAAGCTTAGAAGCTGAACTACTAAGCTGAGAAATGTGATTGTTAAATGGATCTGAAACTTGATTCATAAATGGCATTGTCTGAAAATCCaaaacataaattatttaaaaaagttgCCAAAAAtcttattgttgtttttaacTAGTAATATATGTTTACCGATTCTATAGAATCTTGATGTGAAAATCTGTGTCCAGTAAGGAAACCGGCTGATTGTAATTGCTGAAGGGGACTTGAAGTAGATGgagaaaaatttgtcaaaaCAGATCGTTCTGTCATCCCAGGAATATTTACTGGAGCTGAACTACCAAGTAATCCTGAACTTGCTAAACCCGCTGATATAGAATTACTAATTGGTGAATTAGTATCCCTATGAATTGATTCTACTAAATTTAGTGGATCATCTAAATGTAATTCATCTAATGCATTtcctacaaaaagaaaaaaataatacattattatctgagcaatatatatatatatatatatatatatatatatatatatatatatatatatatcaaacacATATAAagctaatattttaataatattaaattaataataaattagcaCACACCTACTACAGATTCAACAGTGTCGTTTGGATAAAATGAATTGGATAATGGTGATACAGTTGTTGTCAATGAATGACTTCCTAAGGttccatttaaattatatgtgATAAACAAACTTTGCTTTTGTTGAGCTTTTTCAGCTTTTGTTAATAATGGATCACTGTCTATAGCCAccatttgttttcttatttcaccctattaaaaatattacattgatATAGAGCAACTTTAAAAATCagaacattaattaaatacaaataaagaaCAAACTTACAGCTTGTAAAAGAGAACTAGGATTGTAAAGTATACTAGTAAGTTTCTGTTGGGCAGAAACATTCACAGCATTGTTAGAATTGGAATTATGAAGTTGAGCACCAGGAGCTTTACTATGTGAACTATTACTACCAAGACTACTAGTACTCGCAGATTCAGATACTTCACCACTTCCGTTCTGAAATTTTATCAGTTGATCAATTCatttgttatatgtatataattatattttattattaagtaaatttttattgcaaattTACACAAGAATTAAAAACTTACACTGCTATCGCTAAGAGGTTTGTCCTTGTCATGACTGCGCTTATCAGGTGGTAAAGCATTATTGAGTATATCTGCTAAATTTGTGCCGCAATCTATGGGTACCGCCATGTCCCTCGCCAGACTCATTTCTTCTGTTGGCAATACTGCTCCATCAGCACACCATACCAATGTCccaatttatcaattttgagaagcaattttaatgataaagtttattattttcaaaaaattaaattccacTTTTGTAAAATGCCAAAAGTAATTTTTACATAACATAAGAATGGAGCAGAGTGTACATATAtcgttgtaaaatattaaattcaatttaaatctGTTACGCAAAattaagttatatatacaatgagaATAATGTACTTGGAACTTGAATTACATAAGTTCGGTTTTAGATAcaattttagataaaaaaattatttgcaaaaTATTCTAAGCCTGCTGAAATAGGTAACAATTGTTTTACGTACGATTGATGAGGGTACACTCACGGTCAACATGCGCAAATGCACAGAAGACTCCACGTGGACAATAACCAGCCTGCTGTACATCATTGCATTTAGTTGATTTGTAAATTTCAGGATGGAATTGCTGTTCTGTACGGGTATGACAATATGTGCAGGCATCTCCTTGTTCACAGTTTCCTGGTTCACCCCATTCTTCTCCATGCTTTACATTTGGACATGGTGTTGATCTaggaaaacaataataataatattaaaattattttaatgatattgaaagtagaataaaaaaaacttaatttacctatatttatattttcgtggACTACGTCTTTTATCTTTACTGTTGTGGTATTGTGGACAAGCATAACCTTGACGACAAAGTCTTGGAGGTCGTTTACACGGTtctgttttataattactaaGTACATAATTCGTGTCCTGCCATTTTGGATCTTCATTCATCAAGTTTCGTTCCTTATCAAGAATGTTTGGTCCATTGGACGAAGAATTAGGATCTGTATCTGGATTTTCCAATGCCTGTATTTCTTTGATATCATACACAGGTGGTCGTAAATCATGATTGCCATGTGCAAAGGCACAGTGAGGTCCATTTTTAACACAAAACCCACGTGTGTCCGTATCATGAACACACATGCATGTTTTATAATAACGCAGATGGTAACGTCTCTCAGTATCGCCAGCAGTACGATGTAAAAATGGGCACCtgttcaaaaaaataatttgtgaGAACGTGTTCCATTCTGATGTctgaatattatttcaaagagaagatatataaACAAGATGAACAATATACatctactatttttataaaattaataagatcaTGCATtagtatttttacatttaaaatgaaacaatatcatagctgtatatatatgtatgaaaaaataGACTGCATGATGGACTAGGAATCGAACCTAGATCTCCACATTTCGCGTGTAGTACTTAAAATCATTATGTTACCATGTATCCCACTCATTCATACTTTTCATAATTCAATTCTAACATACTATACtcatacattaaatatattaaatatacattatttactcTTTAAGAGAATTAGTACTGTATCTGGTGTAAAAAGTCgacgaaaatatatgtaaataaataaagatgaatTCAAATAATGCATGcacatttaaaagataaatataattatgacacaattatttcaaaagcataatattaataattaaacataaaattgctataattaaattactattaaaattttacttttaatatcataaaaattatttgtttatatacatgcactgataaaatttaatataagaaagCATTAGcttaaatataatctttacaAACATTTATATGATCATGGTATTTCGATGTGATAATGATTAATGTAAAGGTTGACATTCTTTTTAGAAAacctaaaatatattataccatccaaaaattaaatatgtgataattataacaataattatccAACACGATCATTGAAACATGATATTTTTGATCAGTCAAAATGTGTTTACTTTCTCAagtatttttagatatataaaagataacatataaaaaataattataaaataatcattaatgattaattaaacaatcatgcaaaaaaaattatatgtgcttatttgatattataatttgtgtGAGGTTCAATTCTATTACGTTACACTGtcttatgtaataaaattattcaaagaaaGATAACATCACATGAtcctaaaattataattaacttgcacattatttaaaattcgtattatgctataaatatatcttgaaagaataatattacattgaaattttcttatgtgtataaaaatagtaataagatataaataataaaatattccataTAAGAAATGCACAGTGGATTTATCTCAACGTCAAGCTTAACTTGTTATATCACCagtgcatgcatatatactcCATATTATGAAGTATTAAGTctctgttaataataaaacctaaaaaattataaacctaaaaataaaaatgtaaccTAAAAATTCACTTAATATTACAATGTATtctcatattttaaatttatattttaataaataattagaacaTTAAAATACAGATAGATGTAATGTAAGATATTTGAAAACACAAagtagtaaatatatttatgttccaaatgtaaaaatatatataatgcagtgtaatttgtttttaattattatatcaatattaaaaaataaattttctattatgaCTATAAAATCATGCAAAGTGGATGAAGTTCagatataatgtattttttttccataatgtTTCAGATGTATTTATATAGTGATTCagataaatgattatatattctttgaaactatgaaatttataaattacaattattaaattattataataagatttaGTACAAATCTTATAAAAGGCATATT encodes the following:
- the LOC124955487 gene encoding RING finger protein unkempt homolog isoform X7, giving the protein MCVHDTDTRGFCVKNGPHCAFAHGNHDLRPPVYDIKEIQALENPDTDPNSSSNGPNILDKERNLMNEDPKWQDTNYVLSNYKTEPCKRPPRLCRQGYACPQYHNSKDKRRSPRKYKYRSTPCPNVKHGEEWGEPGNCEQGDACTYCHTRTEQQFHPEIYKSTKCNDVQQAGYCPRGVFCAFAHVDRECTLINLLPTEEMSLARDMAVPIDCGTNLADILNNALPPDKRSHDKDKPLSDSSNGSGEVSESASTSSLGSNSSHSKAPGAQLHNSNSNNAVNVSAQQKLTSILYNPSSLLQAGEIRKQMVAIDSDPLLTKAEKAQQKQSLFITYNLNGTLGSHSLTTTVSPLSNSFYPNDTVESVVGNALDELHLDDPLNLVESIHRDTNSPISNSISAGLASSGLLGSSAPVNIPGMTERSVLTNFSPSTSSPLQQLQSAGFLTGHRFSHQDSIESTMPFMNQVSDPFNNHISQLSSSASKLSGFNSSLFDFASQGMSPSRTQPLPASPLVSAFSISPSNTGSLSEVQRLREELTSSRAQLATWDERINQARAACAAWQLESEEAKRKASIAEQQRDEALLQVKALRVENEAASGGPYLHTLRRTSELRSLSIATLKSIQSQLRSDLEEIEKVLYRETAAKCMVCEEQNRTVTLSPCNHYVVCSTCAPNQRECPYCQTPVVSTS